The following are from one region of the Candidatus Zixiibacteriota bacterium genome:
- the fliJ gene encoding flagellar export protein FliJ, with protein MKKFNFRLEKIRKYKEQLEQNKKLKLASEQARHLVEQNKLSDIIYTKGKYYLMYGIRKPGKINIYNLLVAKRYIDKLSQDIVVQTEVVTSVEKNVSKAQQELLNASREKKKYEKLKEKHLQNFNKDMLRLETRELDEFGSRDNRTKQLI; from the coding sequence ATGAAAAAGTTTAATTTCAGGCTGGAAAAAATCAGAAAATATAAAGAACAACTCGAGCAAAATAAAAAATTGAAATTAGCTTCCGAGCAAGCCCGTCATCTTGTTGAACAAAACAAATTGTCGGATATAATTTATACTAAAGGCAAATACTATCTAATGTATGGCATACGTAAACCCGGAAAGATTAATATTTATAATCTGCTTGTTGCTAAAAGATACATTGATAAACTCAGCCAGGATATAGTTGTTCAAACAGAGGTAGTAACTTCTGTTGAAAAAAATGTTTCCAAAGCCCAACAGGAACTTTTAAACGCTTCACGTGAAAAGAAGAAATATGAGAAGCTAAAAGAGAAACATCTTCAAAACTTTAATAAAGATATGCTGCGTTTGGAAACCAGGGAATTGGATGAGTTCGGCAGCAGGGACAACAGAACAAAACAGCTGATTTAA